The Candidatus Saccharimonadales bacterium genomic interval GTAGCTAAAGTTTGAGTGCTAGCATCTTTTTGGGCTAAATCAGTTGGTGCCACTGCAGTGACCGGCACAGTTTGAGCTGGTTGTTGGCTGGTTTGATTGTGGGATGGCCGATAACTCTTGAAGTACCAATAGGTCCCACCACCGGCCAACAGCAGTACCAGTAGAATTATTAAACCAATGATGATTGGTCGATTATTGTGAGGTGATTTTGGAGCCGGCGGAGCCCCTGGTGGCGGAGGTGGTGTTGGTGGTACCGGCACTTCAGGTGGGGGAAGCGGCGATTGATCCTTTTTACTGGCCGGTTTTGTTGGCGCCGCCACCGCTGGTTGCACGATGGTTCCAGGATGTAAAAAGTCTACCCGAGTACTAGCATGAGACTCGTCCTCGTCCTTGAGGTGCTCGAGTAGGGGATTAACTTTTGGAGTTGTTTGAGTCGTTGGCTCCACACTTCGCCTCTCACTTAAGCAATATCATACTACTTAAGCTTGGGGTGGTGCAATCTTTTCAAACTGATAATGTTTAGTAATTCGAGACGTCTTGATTCGATGCTGCTGGTTGCAGGTTGGGTTGGCCGGACTGATCTACGCCTTGGTTATTAGTGCTCGGATTAGATGTCTGTTGGGGGCTGGTGGTTGTGCTCTCAGATCCGTTGGTCGGTGCGACTTGAATATCCGGTTGAGTCGATGTGGATGCAGTTGACTCGGTTTGGTCGGGATGGATTTGATTAGAAACAATTTGGCTAGTGCCAAAGATAACTAGGACACTCAATCCGGCTAGTAAAAATATGGTGAAAGTTTTTTTATCGATCAGTAATTGATTAGACATAGTTTTCCTTGGTGGAGCCGGGGAGACTCGAACTCCCTGCCTCAGCAATGCGAATGCTGCGCTCTACCGGGTGAGCTACGGCCCCGTGCCGCTGCCGGTACCTTAAAGGCCTAGACCGCTTGTAGCTTAACTGAGATTGGCTGGTTTGGCCAGTTTTTTGTTCGAGCAGCCTCTACCAAATGAGGTCTTTACCGGCAACTTCTACCCGATCGCCCGCCTTAAGTCCCTTCTGCTCTAACTTTTTAACAATGCCCAATTTAGTTAAAATATCTCGCAAACGGGCTAGGCTGTCAGGGTTGGCAAAATCAGTCCGTTTGGCAAAACGCTCTGGTTTTTGGCCACTGATGCGCCAACCGCTATCAAGTTTTTCAATTTCCCAAGCCGCTTCAGGTAGTTTGGTGTTGGATAGATCATAGACGAAAGGCGTCTCGGATTCTGGTTGGCTGCGGTGTTGGCGCAAAATTTCGGCCACAGCTCTTAGTAACTCGGCAAGACCCTTGTGAGCCGGAGCAGAAATGGCATAAACGGGTCTTTTAGTGGCTTTTTTGAGTTGAGCAACGATCAGTTTTACCTTAGCTGGCTCAAGACCATCGATTTTAGTGAGGACCACGATCTGCTCTTTATTTATTAAGTCATGGCCGTAACTTTTGAGTTCTTGTTGAATCAGGCGGTAATTAGTCACCACGTCCTGACTATGAGCATCAATCAAATGCAGCAAGATGCTAGTGCGTTCAATATGGCGCAGGAACTCATCGCCCAAGCCTTTACCTAAACTAGCGCCCTCGATTAACCCCGGGATGTCGGCGGCCACGAAGCTGTCGTCATCGATTGCTACCACCCCAAGGTTCGGCACTAGGGTGGTAAATGCGTAGTCGGCAATTTCCGGCCGAGCATTAGAAATGACTGATAACAGGGTCGATTTACCAGCGTTGGGTAATCCAATCAGGCCAACATCGGCCACCAGCTTTAGTTCCAACCGCAGCTGCATTTCCTCACCGGCCTCGCCCAATTCGGCCACCCGAGGTGATTGGCGGGTTGAAGACACAAAATGAGCGTTACCAAAGCCACCGCGGCCGCCTTGGGCCATAACTTGGCTTTGGCCATCTTCGGCTAGATCGGCGATTTGTTTATCGCCCACATAAACCATGGTGCCAACGGGTACTTTGATGGTTATGTCCTCGGCCGATTTGCCATGAGCCTTGTTTTTGCCACCCATTTCGCCGTCGCTAGCAGCGAGAGACTTGTGGTTACGAAAACTGGCTAGGGTATTTAGGTTGTGATCGACTAGAAAAATAATATCGCCGCCATGGCCGCCATCACCACCGTCGGGGCCACCTTTGGCCCGATATTTTTCGTGCAAAAAGCTGGTCCGGCCATCGCCGCCTTTGCCAGCTTTAACTTTTATTTCGACATTATCTGCAAACATAGTTTTATTTTACCAAGTTTATTAAACCGACAACCCCCGGGTCCGAAGACCCGGGGGCAACTTTCCGCCAATGCGGTCGGAGGAAACTGGCGATCAGCTCGGTCTGACCAACTCAGTCTTGCACATTCTGGTGACACAGTCGCCACGAGGCAGATGGTCACCGGAACTCCGGAGTGCTTGCTCTATGCGCCCTTGCGGGATCACCGGGGTTGACCCGGGCCGAGATACGGATTCTTGATTAGGCAGTTCCGTAGAACCTTATCGGCATGGTGGACTCGCGTCCAACCACCACCTTACTCTGGTGAGCTGACTACTTGGGTCGGTGTGGCCGTCCCAGATGGTCCCAGAGTAGTGCCAATTTCAAGTGGAGTTTCCTCCGCGAGGTAGAGCTGACGGATCCGATGGCAGGGTAGCAATCGAACCGCCTCTCGTCACGTGGGTGTCTAATCCGCGTGAGTCAGCCAGACCTCTCTTGACGCTTGGC includes:
- the obgE gene encoding GTPase ObgE; this translates as MFADNVEIKVKAGKGGDGRTSFLHEKYRAKGGPDGGDGGHGGDIIFLVDHNLNTLASFRNHKSLAASDGEMGGKNKAHGKSAEDITIKVPVGTMVYVGDKQIADLAEDGQSQVMAQGGRGGFGNAHFVSSTRQSPRVAELGEAGEEMQLRLELKLVADVGLIGLPNAGKSTLLSVISNARPEIADYAFTTLVPNLGVVAIDDDSFVAADIPGLIEGASLGKGLGDEFLRHIERTSILLHLIDAHSQDVVTNYRLIQQELKSYGHDLINKEQIVVLTKIDGLEPAKVKLIVAQLKKATKRPVYAISAPAHKGLAELLRAVAEILRQHRSQPESETPFVYDLSNTKLPEAAWEIEKLDSGWRISGQKPERFAKRTDFANPDSLARLRDILTKLGIVKKLEQKGLKAGDRVEVAGKDLIW